CCGTCTTGCAATGCCTCCTGTAGACATTATCAATCCTGCTAACATAAAAAATGGTATTGCCATAACAGTAAAAGAACTGATACCAGAGTAACAATACTGTGCACTAATTACCATATTCAAATCTGAACAAAAGATCATAGAAGCCATAGTTGCTCCACCAATTGCAAAACCAACTGGTACACCAACCATTAACATAATAAATAATATAACAAATAATACAACCAACGACATTATATATTCCCTCCTTTCAGCAAATCAAGCCTTTAATCCCTTATTAATTGATGTTATAGAATCTATTATTGATACTAAACAACGAATTATCATTATGCTACAACCTACAACAACTGCTAGATAACCCCAAGACATACTTATCTTTATACCTGCATAATTAACATTTGCCTGACTCATCACAAGACTAACCCCATAGTAGACTGTAATGGAACATATTCCTATTACAATCAATTGGGAGATAATATTGAAAATATGTCCAGGAATAAAGGGCAATTTATCAACTAACATAGTAATTTTGATATGCTCTCCCCTTTTAGCACCTATACTAATTCCAATCCACGATAACCATACAAAAAGAAACTTTCCAAGCTCTTCAGACCAAGAAAGAGAATTATTAAAAACATATCTCATAATAACCTGTAAGAAAATTGCTAAAACCATAGTAGCAAACATAGTAACTAATAAAATTCCCTCTACTCTATCCAGAATAGAAACTATTTTTTTCTTCATAAAGTTATTGCATATGTCATGTCTAGAAAAAATTTATACGACATGACCTGCTCCCTCCTTTCAATAAATTAAAATTCATCTATATAACACGCTTTGTACTTGAATATTCAAGTACAAAGCATTAATAACATTAAACGTTAATATTTTGAATTCATTGTTTAGGAATAGTGTTAAGCCAAGCATCCATTACTTCATCACCTACTTTTTCTCTCCACTTATCATATATAGGTTGTACAGCTTGTACAAAATCTTCTACTTCTTTGGATGTTAACTCTTCTACAGTAGCTCCTTCATTTTTGAAACGTTCAATATATTTCATTTCATTATTTCTTTCTTCTTCTCTTTGCTGTTCACACATTTTATGAACACCATCTTCAAAAATCACTCTTAAATCTTCAGGCATAGAATTAATCCAATCCAAAGAACAAATCACTGGAAATGGTGAACTTGCATGGTTTGTTAAAGTGACATACGGAGCAATCTCATGAAGTGAGAAATCATTAAATACTCCCAATGAATGATCCAATGCATCTATTGTCCCTTGTGAAAGAGAGGTAATTACTTCACCCCAAGCCATAGGTGTTGGATTCCCACCCATTGCTTTCCAAAGTTCAATATTCAGTTCATTTTGTGCTATACGAATCTTCTGCCCATCAAGATCAGTAGCATTATGATAAGTTTTGTCTGTGCTTATTACTTGTCTCATGCCATTATAAAACATATCTAAACAATAATATCCTGAGTCTTCAAGGGTCTTATTGAAAAGTTCTAGACCTCCATTTTCAAAAGTTCCTTCAATCCAGTCCTCATAAGTAGGATACAGATAAGGCAAATCAATACAACTTGAAGCTGGTCCAGCTGCAGATGTAATTACAGAAGAAAGCTCAAATGCAACATCTAATGTACCAAGTTTTGTACCAGCTATTAAATCTGGAGAATCTCCCAATTGACCATCAGGATAAACTTCAATTACAAACTTCCCTGGAGCCTTTTCTTCAAGATATTCGCCGAGCCAAACACTCCAACGATGAGTTGAACGTGTGGATGAATCAGTATGCCCAATTTTCACAACAATTGGTATGTCTTCATTATTAGAAGTTTTTGCTCCTACCGATCTATCTGATTCAGATGATTTACCACAACCCACAGCTAAAGTTAAAACCATTACTACTACAAATATCAATGCTAATAGTTTTTTGATTTTCATATATCTCGTCCTTTCAAATTAATAGTTTTCTAATGTTACTAAATTATGTAATAATAGTATTATTTTAAATATTTCTTTTCAAAATAATTTCTTAGCATTGGATTATCCCTCATAATTTGGAATGTAACGTCTGCATGTCCTGGATAATATCCATTTCCTACTAACATTCTTGTATACTTTCCTATACCTTCAGCACCTAAAGAAGCCTTTGCAAAATTTGTACTCATACTAAAAAAATAAACTAATCCTTCATTGTCTGTAATCAATACTGTTGAAACTTCAGTATCACTAACATTTACAGTATTAATAGTTAAATCTGCTAACCTGTCTCCCATAATTTTTTGATATTTTTGAAGTATCTCAAGTGGATGTTGAGCATTGCCTTGTATTACATAATCAGCTAAACCAAGTTCTTTAACTAATTCACATTGTTCTTTTGAATACTCAATACAAATAACCTTACCAGTTGGTTTAACCCTCTTCTTAGCTTCATGTAAACAAAGAAGTCCAGCTTTACCCGATCCAATTACGACTACTATGTCGTTAGGCTTAGCATTTACAGCAACTTGTGCTGGAGCACCTGCTACATCCATAATGGCTAATGAAAGATTTTCCGAAAGATCTTTAGGAAGTTTTGTATAAATTCCACTTTCAAATAAAACTGCATCAGCCTTTACAAATACTTGATCTGTCTTTATATTTACATCTAAAATTTCATGAATTTTTAATGGGGTTAAAGATAGTGATACTAACGTAGCAATCTTATCCCCTACTTTTAAATCACTTTTTCCTTGAAAATTCTGTCCTATTTGTTTGACTTTACCTATTAAATTTCCCCCTGATTTAGTCACAGGGTCTTGAAACTTTCCCTGAGCTTCAACTATCTCTGTTATAGACTTTTTTATTTCTTCTTTATCACCATTACATTTTGTTCTAATTCTATTAAATGCTGTTGAAGTTGGATTT
Above is a window of Clostridiisalibacter paucivorans DSM 22131 DNA encoding:
- a CDS encoding TRAP transporter small permease; translation: MKKKIVSILDRVEGILLVTMFATMVLAIFLQVIMRYVFNNSLSWSEELGKFLFVWLSWIGISIGAKRGEHIKITMLVDKLPFIPGHIFNIISQLIVIGICSITVYYGVSLVMSQANVNYAGIKISMSWGYLAVVVGCSIMIIRCLVSIIDSITSINKGLKA
- a CDS encoding TRAP transporter substrate-binding protein — encoded protein: MKIKKLLALIFVVVMVLTLAVGCGKSSESDRSVGAKTSNNEDIPIVVKIGHTDSSTRSTHRWSVWLGEYLEEKAPGKFVIEVYPDGQLGDSPDLIAGTKLGTLDVAFELSSVITSAAGPASSCIDLPYLYPTYEDWIEGTFENGGLELFNKTLEDSGYYCLDMFYNGMRQVISTDKTYHNATDLDGQKIRIAQNELNIELWKAMGGNPTPMAWGEVITSLSQGTIDALDHSLGVFNDFSLHEIAPYVTLTNHASSPFPVICSLDWINSMPEDLRVIFEDGVHKMCEQQREEERNNEMKYIERFKNEGATVEELTSKEVEDFVQAVQPIYDKWREKVGDEVMDAWLNTIPKQ
- a CDS encoding L-erythro-3,5-diaminohexanoate dehydrogenase — its product is MKGNTYGGHRVLEPKGFLPQSAAKVNNTTKICSNEILIDVIALNPTSTAFNRIRTKCNGDKEEIKKSITEIVEAQGKFQDPVTKSGGNLIGKVKQIGQNFQGKSDLKVGDKIATLVSLSLTPLKIHEILDVNIKTDQVFVKADAVLFESGIYTKLPKDLSENLSLAIMDVAGAPAQVAVNAKPNDIVVVIGSGKAGLLCLHEAKKRVKPTGKVICIEYSKEQCELVKELGLADYVIQGNAQHPLEILQKYQKIMGDRLADLTINTVNVSDTEVSTVLITDNEGLVYFFSMSTNFAKASLGAEGIGKYTRMLVGNGYYPGHADVTFQIMRDNPMLRNYFEKKYLK